CTCCTCTCCCCGCCCCCGCCCGCCGAGCCGGTGAGCCGGAAGGAGCTCCTGGCGATCGCCCGCCGGATCGAGGAGCGCTGCGCCGAGTTCGCGGTGGACGGGACGGTGACGGAGATCCACCCGGGCCCGGTGGTGACGACCTTCGAGTTCCGCCCCGACGCGGGGATCAAGCTGAGCCGTATCACCGCGCTGGCCGACGACCTGGCGCTCGCCCTCAAGGCCGACAGCGTCCGGATCGACCGGATCCCTGGCCGGCCCACGGTCGGCATCGAGGTTCCGAACCGGGAGCGCCAGTTGATCAGCTTCCGGGAGATCGTCGAGTCGGAGACGTTCCGGCGGTCGCCCGACCTGTTGACGCTGGGGCTGGGCAAGACGCAGTCGGGAGAGGTCTTCTGCACCTCCCTGTCGAAGATGCCCCACCTGCTCATCGCCGGGGCGACCGGGTCCGGAAAGAGCGTCGGCCTCAACGCGATCATCACCTCGATCCTCTACCGCGCCCGCCCCGACGAGGTGAAGTTCATCCTGATCGACCCGAAGATGCTCGAACTCGGGTTGTACGAGGGCATCCCGCACCTTCTGGTTCCCGTCGTCACCGACATGGCGCTCGCGGCCAACGCCCTCAAGTGGGCGGTGCGGGAGATGGAGCGCCGCTATCGCCTGCTCGCATCGTGCAACGCGCGGCACATCGACGGCTTCAACCGGCTGGTGGAGCGGGACCCGGCCGCGGTGGAGAAAGCGATCGAGTCGATTCCGCGCAAAGGCTCGCAGAAATTCGAGGCCAAGCGGCTGCCGAAGGTGGTGATCGTCGTCGACGAGCTGGCCGACCTGATGATGACGACCCGGCAGGACACGGAGGAGGCGATCGCGAGGCTGGCCCAGAAGGCACGCGCCGTCGGCATCCATCTCGTCCTCGCCACCCAGCGCCCCTCCGTCGACATCCTGACCGGAACGATCAAGGCGAACTTCCCCGCGCGGATCGCCTACCGCGTCTTCTCGAAGATCGATTCGCGCACGATCCTGGACGGCCCGGGAGGAGAGCGCCTTCTGGGGGCCGGCGACATGCTGCACCGCCAGCCGGCCAGCGCCCGGCTCATCCGGATCCACGGTGCCTACATCTCCGGGGACGAGTCGTTGCGAGTCGTGGCGTGGCTCAAGCAGCAGGCGAAGGCGGAATACGACCGGTCGGTGCTGGCCGATCCGCAGGAGGGTGCGGAGACCGGTGCCGACGAGGGCGGTCCTGGAGGCCAGGACCCGCTGTACGAGAAGGCGCTTCGCCTGGTCGTCGCCAGCGGGCAGGCGTCGACTTCGTTTCTCCAGCGGCGGATGCGGCTCGGCTACTCCCGCGCCGCGCGGATCATCGACGAGCTAGAGGCGAACGGGATCATCGGGCCGGCCGACGGGAGCCGGCCGCGCGAGGTCCTGGTCGGCACCGACTTCCTCGAGCGCCTCGACCAGCAGTCGGAAGAGGACTGAGACCGCTCAGCGGCCCGGGGCGAGGCGGGCCAGCGCTTCCTCCGCGGCCCGCTGCTCGGCCCGCTTCTTCGCGGTGCCCACGCCCCGTCCCGCGACCTCGCCGTTGACGAGAACCTCCACGACGAACTCCCGCGCGTGGTCGGGCCCTCGTTCGTGCAGCAAGCGGTACCGCGGCAGCGGCCATCCCCGCGCCTGGGCCAGCTCCTGAAGGCGCGTCTTCGGATCGGCGTTGGCGGCCCGCCGCGCCGCCGCCGCTTCGATCCGCGTCCCGAAGAGACGAGCGACGATCGCCCGCACCGGGCGGATCCCCCCGTCCAGCAGGACGGCACCCAGCAGGGCCTCGAGCGTATCGGCGAGGAGCGAGGCCTTCTCCCGCCCTCCGCTCATCTCCTCCCCGCGGCCGAGGCGCATCGCCTCCCCGACGCCGAGAGCGCGCGCCTCGCGCGCCAGGCTCCTCGTGTTGACGAGGCTGGCGCGCAGCCGCGTCATCGCCCCCTCGTCGAGGTCCGGGCGCTTGCGGACGATCCGCTCCGCCACCGCGAAACCGAGAACGGCGTCGCCCAGGAACTCCAGCGCCTCGTTGTGTTCCGCGGTTCCGTGCTCGTGAGCCCACGAGCGGTGCGTCAGCGCTCGTTCGAGATTGGCGACGTTCCGGAAGCGGTACCCGAGCGCCTCCTCGATGCGCGCCCGCCACCGCGGCTCGGACGCCCGGTCACCCCGCTGTCCACGCTCCCCGGCCATCGATTCCGAACGCTCTCCGGCGCCGCATTCTAGCGCGGACGCGCGGCGTTCCCTTCCGGCCTTCCGGAACCGGCCGGAAACCGATGGTCGCGCCGTGCCCCTGTAGTGGGGCGCCGGAGTTATAATCGTATCGCTGGCCCGCGCTGAGGGTTCGCCATGTGCCTCGGCGTTCCGGGCCGGATCGTCGCCGTCGATCGCGAGGACGAGCGCCTCGCCCGCGTCGATTTCGGCGGCGCCGCTTCCGACGTCCGCCTCGACTTCGTCCCGGAGGCGGGCATCGGTGACTACGTCATCGTCCACGCCGGCTTCGCGCTCACCCGTCTCGACGAAGAGGCGGCCCGGCGCACCCTCGAGCTGCTCCGGGAGGTGGCCGGGGAGGCGCCGCCGTGAAGTACGTCGCCGAGTACCGCGACGCCGGCCTCGCCCGCGCCGTCGCGCGGCGGATCGCCGCCCGCTGCACCAGGCCGTGGACGGTGATGGAGATCTGCGGCGGGCAGACGCACACCATCCTCCGGTACGGCCTCGACCAGCTTCTTCCCCCTTCGCTGTCGCTCGTGCACGGACCCGGCTGCCCGGTCTGTGTCACGCCGGTCGATACGCTCGACGCGGCGATGGCGCTGGCGCGCCGTCCCGGTGTGATCTTGACCACCTTCGGCGACATGCTGCGGGTACCCGGCTCGCGAGGCAACCTCTACGGCGCGCGCGCCGAGGGCGGCGACGTCCGCGTCGTCGCCTCCCCCCTCGAGGCGGTGGCCCTCGCCAGGCGCCGCCCGGACCGGAACGTCGTCTTTCTCGCCGTTGGCTTCGAAACGACCGCTCCGGCGACGGCGCTCGCCGTCCTCCGGGCCCGCGAGCTGGGCCTCGACAACTTCTTCCTTCTCGTCGGCCACGTGCTCGTCCCGCCGGCGATCCGCCTCCTCCTCTCCTCGCCGGCGAACCGGGTCCAGGGCTTCATCGCCCCGGGCCATGTCTGCACCGTCGCTGGCTATCGCGACTACGAGCGGCTCGCGGAGGACTTCGGCGTCCCGTTCGTCGTCGGGGGATTCGAGCCGCTCGATCTGATGCAGGCGCTCGCGATGCTGGTGGAGCTGCTCGAGGAAGGACGTGCCGAGGTCCGCAACGAGTACCGCCGGTCGGCGCGACGGGACGGCAATCGACGTGCGAAGGAACTCGTCGCGGAGGTTTTCGAGGTTTGCGACCGGCGCTGGCGCGGGATCGGGGCGATCCCGCGGAGCGGGCTGAGGCTTCGACCGCGGTGGGAAAAGTTCGACGCCGCGCGGCGCTTCGAAGTCGATCCCGGGGACGCGGCGGAGGAGGCGGAATGCCGGAGCGCCGAGGTGCTGCAGGGACTGCGCCGGCCGACCGAATGCCCCGCGTTCGGCACCCGCTGCACGCCGGAACACCCCCTCGGCGCCCCGATGGTTTCGGGTGAGGGAGCGTGCGCGGCCTATTACCGCTACCGCGCGGGAGGCGCGTGATGTCCGATGCCGATCCGCTGAAGTTCTCCTGCCCCGTCCCCACCGGCGAGCCGGATCGGATCCTCCTCGGCCACGGAAGCGGGGGCAGGCTCAGCCGGCGGCTGCTCGAGACGGTTTTCCTCGCCGGCCTCGGCAATCCGATTCTCGCGCGTCTCGAGGACCAGGCGACTCTGGAGGTGAACGGATTGCGGCTCGCCTTCACGACCGACAGCTTCGTGGTCAAGCCGCTCTTCTTTCCGGGCGGCGATATCGGCAGCCTCGCCGTCCACGGGACGGTCAACGACCTCGCCGTCGGCGGCGCGCAGCCGCTCGCCCTTTCGGCCGCCTTCGTGATCGAAGAGGGGTTTCCGAGAAACGACCTCGTGCGCGTGGTGGCTTCGATGCGCCGGGCCGCCGCCGCCGTCGCCGTTCCCGTCGTCCCCGGGGACACCAAAGTCGTCGAACGCGGGGCAGCGGACGGGCTGTTCGTCAACACGTCCGGGCTCGGCCTCGTCCGCGAGGGAACGGACCTGTCCGCCGCTCGCGCCAGGCCCGGGGATGCGGTCCTCGTCAGCGGAACGATCGGCGATCATGGGATCGCCGTTCTCGCCGCGCGCGACGAGCTCGGCTTCGGCGCCGACGTCACCAGCGATTCCGCTCCCCTGCACGGACTCGCCTCCGCCCTCCTCGAGCGGTGCCCGGATGCCCGCTGCCTGCGCGACCCGACGCGCGGCGGCCTCGCCAGCACCCTTCACGAGATCGCCGACAGCTCCGGCGTGACGGTCGAGCTCGACGAGGAGGCGATTCCGATTCGCCCGCCGGTGGAGGCGGCCTGCGAACTCTACGGACTCGATCCGCTCTACGTCGCCAACGAAGGCAAGCTCGTCGCGATCGTTCCCGGCGAGCGCGCCGAGGCCGCGCTGGCGGCCCTCCGCGCCCACCCACTGGGGCGCGACGCCGCGCGGATCGGGCGGGTCGTGCCGCGCGCAGAGGTTCCGGTGGTGCTGCGCACGCGCCTTGGCACGACACGCGTGGTGGAGATGCTCGCCGGCGAGCAGCTCCCGCGCATATGCTGACGCGCCGGCGGATCCTGGTCCGCGGCATCGTCCAGGGGGTCGGTTTCCGGCCATTTCTGTTCCGCCTGGCCGACCGGCTGCGCCTGTCGGGAACCGTGCGCAACAGCTCCGCCGGAGTCGCGATCGAGGTCCAGGGCCGGGCTGCTGACGTCGAGAGGTTCCTCGAGCGGCTCCCCCGCGAGGCTCCGCGGCTGGCGCTGATCCTCGGCATCGAGAGCGAGCCGCTCGATCCGGATCCCGGGCTCGACGGATTCCGCATCGTCCCGAGCACGGCCGGCGAGCCGCGGCACGCCCTTCTCCTGCCGGACGTCGCCCTGTGCGACGACTGTCT
The DNA window shown above is from Acidobacteriota bacterium and carries:
- a CDS encoding DNA translocase FtsK yields the protein LLSPPPPAEPVSRKELLAIARRIEERCAEFAVDGTVTEIHPGPVVTTFEFRPDAGIKLSRITALADDLALALKADSVRIDRIPGRPTVGIEVPNRERQLISFREIVESETFRRSPDLLTLGLGKTQSGEVFCTSLSKMPHLLIAGATGSGKSVGLNAIITSILYRARPDEVKFILIDPKMLELGLYEGIPHLLVPVVTDMALAANALKWAVREMERRYRLLASCNARHIDGFNRLVERDPAAVEKAIESIPRKGSQKFEAKRLPKVVIVVDELADLMMTTRQDTEEAIARLAQKARAVGIHLVLATQRPSVDILTGTIKANFPARIAYRVFSKIDSRTILDGPGGERLLGAGDMLHRQPASARLIRIHGAYISGDESLRVVAWLKQQAKAEYDRSVLADPQEGAETGADEGGPGGQDPLYEKALRLVVASGQASTSFLQRRMRLGYSRAARIIDELEANGIIGPADGSRPREVLVGTDFLERLDQQSEED
- the rnc gene encoding ribonuclease III, which produces MAGERGQRGDRASEPRWRARIEEALGYRFRNVANLERALTHRSWAHEHGTAEHNEALEFLGDAVLGFAVAERIVRKRPDLDEGAMTRLRASLVNTRSLAREARALGVGEAMRLGRGEEMSGGREKASLLADTLEALLGAVLLDGGIRPVRAIVARLFGTRIEAAAARRAANADPKTRLQELAQARGWPLPRYRLLHERGPDHAREFVVEVLVNGEVAGRGVGTAKKRAEQRAAEEALARLAPGR
- a CDS encoding HypC/HybG/HupF family hydrogenase formation chaperone; the encoded protein is MCLGVPGRIVAVDREDERLARVDFGGAASDVRLDFVPEAGIGDYVIVHAGFALTRLDEEAARRTLELLREVAGEAPP
- the hypD gene encoding hydrogenase formation protein HypD, translated to MKYVAEYRDAGLARAVARRIAARCTRPWTVMEICGGQTHTILRYGLDQLLPPSLSLVHGPGCPVCVTPVDTLDAAMALARRPGVILTTFGDMLRVPGSRGNLYGARAEGGDVRVVASPLEAVALARRRPDRNVVFLAVGFETTAPATALAVLRARELGLDNFFLLVGHVLVPPAIRLLLSSPANRVQGFIAPGHVCTVAGYRDYERLAEDFGVPFVVGGFEPLDLMQALAMLVELLEEGRAEVRNEYRRSARRDGNRRAKELVAEVFEVCDRRWRGIGAIPRSGLRLRPRWEKFDAARRFEVDPGDAAEEAECRSAEVLQGLRRPTECPAFGTRCTPEHPLGAPMVSGEGACAAYYRYRAGGA
- the hypE gene encoding hydrogenase expression/formation protein HypE, with the translated sequence MSDADPLKFSCPVPTGEPDRILLGHGSGGRLSRRLLETVFLAGLGNPILARLEDQATLEVNGLRLAFTTDSFVVKPLFFPGGDIGSLAVHGTVNDLAVGGAQPLALSAAFVIEEGFPRNDLVRVVASMRRAAAAVAVPVVPGDTKVVERGAADGLFVNTSGLGLVREGTDLSAARARPGDAVLVSGTIGDHGIAVLAARDELGFGADVTSDSAPLHGLASALLERCPDARCLRDPTRGGLASTLHEIADSSGVTVELDEEAIPIRPPVEAACELYGLDPLYVANEGKLVAIVPGERAEAALAALRAHPLGRDAARIGRVVPRAEVPVVLRTRLGTTRVVEMLAGEQLPRIC